A window of Limosilactobacillus sp. WILCCON 0051 genomic DNA:
TCTGCTGATTGGTGAACGTACGGCTGAAAAGCTCAAGTGGGATATTGGTTCGGCTTCTGTTGAGGCAGCTAAGGAAATGGGAACTACCGAAGTTCGTGGTCGTGATTTGGTAACTGGTCTGCCACAGACTAAAGAAGTTTCGGCAGTTGATGTTTCCAATGCATTGCAGGATGTTGTCGAAGCCATTATTGAAGCTATCAAGGGAACGTTGGAAGAAACCTCACCGGAAATTGCGGCTGACGTAATTGACCATGGGATCGTGCTGACTGGTGGCGGTGCCCTGCTTAAGCACTTGCCAGAAGTTATTGCCGATGCTACCAAGGTACCAGTATTTATCGCCAATGATCCATTGGACTGTGTTGCTATCGGGACTGGTGAGTCACTGAAGAGCATTGACGTGATGAAAAAAAGCAAGTAGTCACGCAATCAAGTAAAAAGAATAACTGATACACAGTTAACAGGGCGGGGCTGGTCGCAAAACGATTTGTTTTGCCCAGTCCCGTTAAATGTATCTGGGTGCATTGGAGGATAAAAATGCAGAAGTTTTTTTCGAATCGCCGCTTGGTAATTACAGTGGTAATTCTGGTAGTCTGCTTTGGCTTAATGGGCGGCTCGATTGCAATGCGCAACCGCCGCTCGACCCCACCGCTGATTCAGCAGTTTGGCAATGATATCGTCGGCTTTGCCGATGGCATTGTGGCATATCCGGTCAATGCCGTACAGGGTGTCGCTGATTCAGTTTCCGGATTGATGAATGCCTACACGGAAAATCGCGAGCTGAAGCAAAAAGTATCTGAGCTGGCCCAGGTTAAGGTTCGTGACCAAACGCTGGCTAAGGAAAACAAGCAGTTAAAAGCAGAATTAAAGCTCAAGAACTCGCTGACCGACTATTCAACCGTTAGTGCAGCTGTAATGTCCAGGACGCCTTCTTCATGGCAGCAGCAATTAGTGATCAACAAGGGGCAGACCAGCGGTATTAAAAAGAACATGCCGGTACTTTCTGGCGGCGGCTTGATTGGCCGAGTGGCAGAAGTTAACAAGACCAACAGTAAAGTCGAACTGCTCAGTGATACCAGCGAGTCATCCAATCGTTTTTCAATTGTGATTAATGGCACCGATAGCAAGAGCGTCAACGGGATTATTACTGGTTATAATGCCAGAACCAATGAGCTGATTATGGGGCAGGTAACCTCAACGGCTAAAATTAAAAAAGGCGCTAAGGTCGTAACCAACGGAATGGGCGGTATTACGCCAAAAGGACTCTATGTCGGCAAAGTCTCACGTATCGGCAAGGATGATTATGGACTGGCTAAGAAAGTCTACATCAAGCCGGCTACGAACTTTAACGAGATCAATATCGTTACGGTAGCGGAATTAAACGATTAGAGGCGGTGTGACATGTATAGATTATCCCGGTTGAGATATGTGTTTCCTTTAGGTCTGTTCGCTGCCCTCTTTTTGGATGGTTCCTTAAGCAAGGTATTTGCAGGCTTTTTCTTTCATTATCCCTACGCAATGGTCAGTCAATTGGTTATTGTCTGGCTGGTCTGCTCGTATTTTTTTGAAGGCGACGTTCAGATTCCATTGGTTGGATTTTCGGTTGTCGCGGGAATCTTTTGTGATCTCTATTATTCGGGGATCTTAGGATTGTTCATGTTCCTTTATCCAATGGTTGTTGGTCTGACGAAACTGCTGGCCAAATATCTGACGCCATCGTTTCTGATGATTGTCTTGATCTTTTTGATCGATCTGACGGTATTTGAGCTTTTTAACTATTGGGCCTATGCTGCAGTAGGAATTGCCAAGGTTGGTCTGGGCGTTTTTTTATTGGATACGCTGTTGCCAACGCTGCTTTTGAATTTGGTATATCTGCTGTGTTTGTATTTTCCATTGCAAAAGCTGATTACTTGGGCTGCTGATACCGAACGCCGCTGAATTTATGGTGAGGTCTTGACAAGGCTGCTGGATGATAGTAAGATACTGACAATTATTAAAAAACGATAACAAAAACAAAGAACAGACTAGTAGCTGTTTAGCCGACTGCTTAGCGAGTCGCGGTTGATGGGAAGCGACCAGAAGGCAACAGTGAATCACATCTGCGAGTTGGGCGATCGAATTTAGTAAGTCGCTCCGGGGAAGCCCGTTACAGCACAGAGTTTAGATTTGAACTCGCTGAGGCAGTCTAGCGTGAGCTGACTGCAATGATGAGGTGGAACCGCGGCAACGCCCTCTGAGCCATGTGCTCGGGGGCGTTTTTGCTTTTCTGGAAAGTTTGAACTTAATGAGGCAATGGCTGTGAAGCCGTTGCAAATCCGAGGTGGGATCACGCTGCGGCGTCCTCGACAGTCGTTATGACTGTTGAGGACGTTTTTTGTTATCGAAGCATTTGAGGGAGGTTTTATCATGTCAATGCACTATGTTATGGAAATTCTGCCATCGCTGTTTCAAGGCGCTGGCATGACATTAAAGCTGTTTTTCTGGACGCTGCTTGGTTCACTGCCTTTGGGAATCTTAGTTAGTTTAGGATTGACTTCCAAGTTTCGGCCACTGCAATGGCTGCTTGAGCTTTATGTCTGGCTGATGCGGGGCACGCCGCTGCTGCTGCAATTGATTTTTGTTTTTTATGGCTTGCCAATTATTGGGATTGTTTTTCAGCGTTACGACGCGGCACTGTTTGCATTTATTCTCAACTATGGTGCCTATTTTGCCGAAATTTTTCGGGGTGGCTTTCAGTCAATCGATCAAGGCCAATATGAGGCAGCGCGGGTTCTGCGTTTAAGCTATAGTCAGACGCTGCGCAAGATCGTGATTCCACAGGTCGTTAAGATCGTAATTCCTTCGATCGGCAACGAGGTCATCAATCTGGTCAAGGACTCATCTTTGGTATACGTAATTGGTCTGGGCGATCTGCTGCGGGCCGGCAATGTTGCTACGGCACGGGACGTAACTTTGGTGCCATTGCTTTTGGTTGGCTTGATCTACTTAATCTTGATTGGGATCTGCACGTTTATCCTGAACAAGGTTGAAAAACGTTATTCATACTTTAAGTAAAAGGAGGCCATGAAGATGCTGGAAGTGCAGGAACTTAAAAAGAGCTTTGGTGGACGTCAGATTTTAGACGGCGTTGACTTAACGGTTAAAGATGGTGAGATTTTATGCATCGTTGGTCCATCCGGTGCAGGTAAAACGACGCTTTTGCGCTGCATTACCGGTTTAGAGGCAGCCGACAGCGGTAAGTTTTTAATTGATGGTCGTCCTTTTGATCCACAGGGAACGGATCGCTCTGACAGTGTGATCGGGGTTGTTTTTCAAGACTTTAACCTTTTCCCTAATCTGACAGTTCTTGAAAACGTTACGCTGGCGCCAACGCTGGTCTTGAAAAAGGCAAAAGCCGATGCCCAGCAGGATGCCGAAAATCTCTTAAAGGAACTGGGATTGGATGGCAAAGGCGATCTGTATCCTTATCAGCTGTCTGGTGGTCAAAAGCAGCGAGTGGCAATTGCGCGGGCGCTGGCTATGAAGCCTAAGATTCTTTGCTATGATGAGCCAACCTCTGCTCTTGATCCTAATCTGCGTGATGAGGTTGCCAAGCTGATTCTGGGCTTGAAAAAAGACGGCATGACGCAGTTGGTGGTTACGCATGATATGGAGTTTGCTCAAAAAGTCGCTGATGATATTCTGCAGGTTAAAGCTTTGGATCAGCAATAATAATGGGGGCCGGAAAATTGAAGAAGTTCAAATATTGGCTGCTGCTGTTGATTTTGCCGGTTATGCTGTTGAGTGGCTGTCAAAACGTTACCCAGCGTGCTGACACTCAAGACACCTGGAAGCAGATTCAGCGGCGGGGCAAGGTTGTGATTGGGCTGGATGACAGTTTCGTGCCAATGGGCTTTCGGGAAAAAAATGGCAAGCTGGTTGGCTATGATATTGATCTGGCTAAGGCCGTCTTTAAACAATATGGCATTAAGGTTGATTTTCAGACGATCGATTGGTCAATGAAAGAAACCGAGTTAAAAAATGGGACCATCGATCTGCTGTGGAACGGTTATTCGGTAACGCCGCAGCGGGCTAAAAAAGTTGCCTTTAGCCGCGTCTACCTGCTTAACAAACAGGTACTGGTTACCAAGAAAAAAGATCATATCAGTAACTTTAACGATATGAAGGGCAAGAGTCTGGGCGTTCAAAATGGTTCGACGGGAGCAACGGCTTTAGATGAGTATCCTAAACTGTTAAAAGATAAGATCAAGAATCACAAGGCCGTGCTTTATGATACCTTCCCTGATGCATTTATTGATTTGAATGCTGGGCGGATTCAAGGCATTTTAATGGATGAGGTCTATGCGGACTACTACATTAAGCACCAAAAAGACAGCTCGGCCTATCGAGTCTACTCAGATCCGCAGATGCCGCAAGACTATTTTGCTGTTGGGATGCGTAAGGGTGACAAGACTCTGCAAAAGAAGGTTAACGAAGGTTTGGCTAGACTCCAGAAAAATGGCGAGCTGCGGCGAATCAATAAGAAGTGGTTTGGCGTCAGCAGCAATTATCTGGGACCGGTAAAAAAATAAAATTAACAAACGAGGGCGCGTCTTAACGGGCCCTCGTTTGT
This region includes:
- a CDS encoding amino acid ABC transporter permease, with protein sequence MHYVMEILPSLFQGAGMTLKLFFWTLLGSLPLGILVSLGLTSKFRPLQWLLELYVWLMRGTPLLLQLIFVFYGLPIIGIVFQRYDAALFAFILNYGAYFAEIFRGGFQSIDQGQYEAARVLRLSYSQTLRKIVIPQVVKIVIPSIGNEVINLVKDSSLVYVIGLGDLLRAGNVATARDVTLVPLLLVGLIYLILIGICTFILNKVEKRYSYFK
- a CDS encoding amino acid ABC transporter ATP-binding protein — its product is MLEVQELKKSFGGRQILDGVDLTVKDGEILCIVGPSGAGKTTLLRCITGLEAADSGKFLIDGRPFDPQGTDRSDSVIGVVFQDFNLFPNLTVLENVTLAPTLVLKKAKADAQQDAENLLKELGLDGKGDLYPYQLSGGQKQRVAIARALAMKPKILCYDEPTSALDPNLRDEVAKLILGLKKDGMTQLVVTHDMEFAQKVADDILQVKALDQQ
- the mreD gene encoding rod shape-determining protein MreD translates to MYRLSRLRYVFPLGLFAALFLDGSLSKVFAGFFFHYPYAMVSQLVIVWLVCSYFFEGDVQIPLVGFSVVAGIFCDLYYSGILGLFMFLYPMVVGLTKLLAKYLTPSFLMIVLIFLIDLTVFELFNYWAYAAVGIAKVGLGVFLLDTLLPTLLLNLVYLLCLYFPLQKLITWAADTERR
- the mreC gene encoding rod shape-determining protein MreC; its protein translation is MQKFFSNRRLVITVVILVVCFGLMGGSIAMRNRRSTPPLIQQFGNDIVGFADGIVAYPVNAVQGVADSVSGLMNAYTENRELKQKVSELAQVKVRDQTLAKENKQLKAELKLKNSLTDYSTVSAAVMSRTPSSWQQQLVINKGQTSGIKKNMPVLSGGGLIGRVAEVNKTNSKVELLSDTSESSNRFSIVINGTDSKSVNGIITGYNARTNELIMGQVTSTAKIKKGAKVVTNGMGGITPKGLYVGKVSRIGKDDYGLAKKVYIKPATNFNEINIVTVAELND
- a CDS encoding amino acid ABC transporter substrate-binding protein, coding for MKKFKYWLLLLILPVMLLSGCQNVTQRADTQDTWKQIQRRGKVVIGLDDSFVPMGFREKNGKLVGYDIDLAKAVFKQYGIKVDFQTIDWSMKETELKNGTIDLLWNGYSVTPQRAKKVAFSRVYLLNKQVLVTKKKDHISNFNDMKGKSLGVQNGSTGATALDEYPKLLKDKIKNHKAVLYDTFPDAFIDLNAGRIQGILMDEVYADYYIKHQKDSSAYRVYSDPQMPQDYFAVGMRKGDKTLQKKVNEGLARLQKNGELRRINKKWFGVSSNYLGPVKK